In the Wyeomyia smithii strain HCP4-BCI-WySm-NY-G18 chromosome 2, ASM2978416v1, whole genome shotgun sequence genome, one interval contains:
- the LOC129720451 gene encoding uncharacterized protein LOC129720451, which produces MADGSFYKYITECYGESVLNKFKSYAIANSKLANMQSRKSFLINCRRRGMFPQHIVQSLKCLHEMIAKNETCLAKLDRCVKKFKKAILNIEIKQAFNKIKKLKGIMEQVGPSLSSITNENISRNFLQTQAMSFRTKMTKRTKTAHKKLSDILARTLTAPGALTTNDKAIFNATKVQVPAQTLTLLSLGPKFALTPTNVNQIPMFHVLADIEEIIRTHADKRTQDENRCRAINIIQNYVHGFHSQIDTRDPTVAFCNSSIRETKNFLRSHPDLCILSSDKGKRTVIMEKKMYEEKMLALVGDEGTYAKLTRDPTSGIQKTNNNLVNRLKNLKLIDYTTAKHLTVNNSVCPRIYGQPKAHKENLPLRPVIPNITAPTYRLSKFFANILAGSIKSTYSTHSSFEFCDEINKVILPEDHIILSLDVVSLFTNVPRELVTRMIIERWREVDTKINLDLFLEAISFCMESSYFQYKNQQFKQIYGTTMGSPLSPILADIALDSVIDRALTELPFTVPIIRKYVDDLFLAVPKDMVPKVLDVFNRQEPRLQFTVEVEKEGKLPFLDMIVIRQENQHLTTEWYTKPIASGRMLNYHSCHKMQQKVNVAANFIYRVMALSRHSSIQHQTKTIHQHLHNNNYPKTLINRLIQKQISKTNSRWGSNVNYTPAHISPSPPPLIVPSPPPVQQNPQTNSQHETPTSQPAKNGIPQSSPRQEQTSENIMQPSATKQHIQQQPQDHSSCTQQVKLYRSVPYVPLLTERLAKMLKHDYPQYHIACRQTHTVNQFLSKLKDPLRKTDNHSVVYKIPCSDCSSCYIGMTNNKLNTRLLSHKSNIKRIDEIIAGTHTTTTIDEMREKTALIQHCVDFGHRFNLDNTTILDRSRTPNTLPFLEMCHIYTTQQAVNKRTDIAGLNTAYASLLTGITNNSPSPSKISSNSNSQTFNNQDTIP; this is translated from the coding sequence ATGGCCGATGGTAGTTTTTACAAATACATAACCGAATGCTATGGTGAATCTGTGCTCAATAAGTTCAAAAGCTACGCCATTGCGAATTCTAAGCTAGCAAACATGCAAAGCCGAAAGTCGTTCCTAATCAACTGCAGAAGACGAGGTATGTTTCCCCAGCACATAGTACAGTCCCTGAAATGCCTGCATGAGATGATCGCAAAAAATGAAACATGCCTAGCAAAGCTAGACAGATGTGTTAAAAAATTCAAGAAAGCGATACTGAATATTGAGATAAAGCAAGCTTTCAACAAAATCAAGAAGTTAAAAGGGATAATGGAACAAGTGGGTCCATCACTATCGAGCATAACAAACGAAAACATCAGTCGAAACTTTTTGCAAACGCAAGCTATGTCGTTCCGAACTAAAATGACGAAACGAACCAAAACCGCACATAAAAAGCTGAGCGATATACTAGCCCGAACACTAACGGCACCAGGAGCGTTAACAACCAACGATAAAGCGATTTTCAACGCTACAAAGGTTCAAGTCCCAGCGCAGACTCTAACCCTGCTGAGTCTCGGTCCAAAATTTGCATTAACGCCGACAAATGTCAACCAAATTCCGATGTTTCATGTACTGGCCGATATAGAAGAAATTATTAGAACACACGCCGACAAACGAACTCAAGACGAGAATCGTTGCAGAGCCATCAACATAATACAAAACTATGTCCATGGCTTCCACTCGCAGATCGATACACGTGACCCTACGGTGGCCTTTTGCAATTCTTCCATCAGAGAGACGAAAAATTTCCTTCGGTCACACCCAGACTTATGCATTCTTTCGTCGGATAAAGGAAAACGGACGGTTATTATGGAAAAGAAAATGTATGAAGAGAAAATGCTAGCATTGGTGGGCGACGAAGGAACGTACGCAAAACTAACCAGGGATCCAACGAGTGGAATTCAAAAAACGAACAATAACCTGGTAAAcagattaaaaaatttaaagctGATCGACTACACAACTGCCAAACACCTCACTGTTAATAATTCCGTATGTCCACGCATCTATGGTCAACCAAAAGCTCATAAAGAAAATCTCCCCCTACGCCCAGTAATCCCCAACATAACCGCCCCCACTTACAGACTGTCAAAATTCTTTGCGAACATTTTAGCAGGCTCGATCAAAAGCACGTACAGCACCCACAGCTCGTTTGAATTCTGTGACGAGATAAACAAGGTGATCTTGCCAGAGGACCATATTATACTTTCTCTGGATGTGGTATCACTGTTTACGAATGTTCCGAGGGAATTGGTCACCAGGATGATAATTGAGCGGTGGAGAGAAGTTGACACAAAAATCAACCTAGATTTGTTTCTGGAGGCTATTAGTTTCTGTATGGAATCCAGTTACTTCCAGTACAAAAATCAACAGTTCAAACAGATTTACGGTACCACAATGGGAAGCCCTCTTTCACCAATATTGGCGGACATAGCGCTAGATTCGGTTATAGACAGGGCACTAACTGAACTGCCATTCACCGTCCCCATAATCCGTAAATATGTGGACGATCTTTTCCTGGCGGTGCCAAAAGACATGGTACCTAAGGTGTTGGATGTGTTTAACAGACAGGAACCGAGGTTACAGTTCACGGTTGAGGTGGAAAAAGAAGGAAAGCTACCCTTTTTAGACATGATCGTGATTAGACAAGAAAATCAGCACCTTACGACGGAATGGTATACCAAACCAATCGCGTCAGGAAGAATGCTAAACTACCATTCATGCCACAAAATGCAGCAAAAAGTTAACGTTGCGGCGAACTTCATTTACCGGGTCATGGCGCTCTCACGGCATAGCAGCATACAACATCAAACAAAAACGATACATCAGCACTTACATAACAACAACTACCCGAAAACATTAATAAACAGACTTATCCAGAAACAAATTTCGAAGACGAATAGCAGATGGGGATCCAATGTCAACTACACGCCAGCACACATTTCACCTTCGCCACCACCACTTATAGTACCATCACCACCTCCGGTGCAGCAGAATCCACAAACCAACAGCCAACATGAAACACCAACATCGCAGCCAGCCAAAAACGGAATCCCGCAATCCAGTCCAAGGCAAGAACAAACCAGCGAGAACATCATGCAGCCATCAGCAACCAAACAGCATATCCAGCAACAGCCTCAAGATCATTCCAGTTGCACACAACAGGTAAAGCTGTACCGTTCGGTCCCGTACGTCCCATTGCTAACAGAACGACTGGCTAAAATGCTCAAACATGACTATCCACAATACCACATAGCATGCAGACAAACACACACAGTCAACCAATTTCTCTCGAAACTCAAAGATCCACTCAGAAAAACAGACAACCATAGTGTAGTTTACAAAATACCCTGTAGTGACTGTAGCAGTTGCTACATTGGCATGACGAACAACAAACTGAACACAAGGCTATTGAGTCACAAATCTAATATCAAACGCATAGACGAGATTATCGCTGGTACccacacaacaacaacaatagacGAGATGAGAGAGAAAACAGCTCTCATACAGCACTGTGTTGATTTCGGACACAGATTCAACCTAGACAACACTACCATCCTTGACCGTAGTAGAACCCCCAACACACTTCCATTCCTTGAGATGTGCCATATATACACCACACAACAAGCCGTCAATAAGAGAACAGACATTGCCGGACTAAATACAGCCTATGCCTCTCTTTTGACTGGTATAACAAACAATAGCCCATCTCCCTCTAAAATTAGCTCGAATAGCAATAGCCAAACTTTCAATAACCAAGATACCATTCCATAG
- the LOC129720450 gene encoding uncharacterized protein LOC129720450 — protein sequence MADGSFYKYITECYGESVLNKFKSYAIANSKLANMQSRKSFLINCRRRGMFPQHIVQSLKCLHEMIAKNETCLAKLDRCVKKFKKAILNIEIKQVFNKIKKLKGIMEQVGPSLSSITNENISRNFLQTQAMSFRTKMTKRTKTAHKKLSDILARTLTAPGALTTNDKAIFNATKVQVPAQTLTLLSLGPKFALTPTNVNQIPMFHVLADIEEIIRTHADKRTQDENRCRAINIIQNYVHGFHSQIDTRDPTVAFCNSSIRETKNFLRSHPDLCILSSDKGKRTVIMEKKMYEEKMLALVGDEGTYAKLTRDPTSGIQKTNNNLVNRLKNLKLIDYTTAKHLTVNNSVCPRIYGQPKAHKENLPLRPVIPNITAPTYRLSKFFANILAGSIKSTYSTHSSFEFCDEINKVILPEDHIILSLDVVSLFTNVPRELVTRMIIERWREVDTKINLDLFLGAISFCMESSYFQYKNQQFKQIYGTTMGSPLSPILADIALDSVIDRALTELPFTVSIIRKYVDDLFLAVPKDMVPKVLDVFNRQEPRLQFTVEVEKEGKLPFLDMIEEC from the exons ATGGCCGATGGTAGTTTTTACAAATACATAACCGAATGCTATGGTGAATCTGTGCTCAATAAGTTCAAAAGCTACGCCATTGCGAATTCTAAGCTAGCAAACATGCAAAGCCGAAAGTCGTTCCTAATCAACTGCAGAAGACGAGGTATGTTTCCCCAGCACATAGTACAGTCCCTGAAATGCCTGCATGAGATGATCGCAAAAAATGAAACATGCCTAGCAAAGCTAGACAGATGTGTTAAAAAATTCAAGAAAGCGATACTGAATATTGAGATAAAGCAAGTTTTCAACAAAATCAAGAAGTTAAAAGGGATAATGGAACAAGTGGGTCCATCACTATCGAGCATAACAAACGAAAACATCAGTCGAAACTTTTTGCAAACGCAAGCTATGTCGTTCCGAACTAAAATGACGAAACGAACCAAAACCGCACATAAAAAGCTGAGCGATATACTAGCCCGAACACTAACGGCACCAGGAGCGTTAACAACCAACGATAAAGCGATTTTCAACGCTACAAAGGTTCAAGTCCCAGCGCAGACTCTAACCCTGCTGAGTCTCGGTCCAAAATTTGCATTAACGCCGACAAATGTCAACCAAATTCCGATGTTTCATGTACTGGCCGATATAGAAGAAATTATTAGAACACACGCCGACAAACGAACTCAAGACGAGAATCGTTGCAGAGCCATCAACATAATACAAAACTATGTCCATGGCTTCCACTCGCAGATCGATACACGTGACCCTACGGTGGCCTTTTGCAATTCTTCCATCAGAGAGACGAAAAATTTCCTTCGGTCACACCCAGACTTATGCATTCTTTCGTCGGATAAAGGAAAACGGACGGTTATTATGGAAAAGAAAATGTATGAAGAGAAAATGCTAGCATTGGTGGGCGACGAAGGAACGTACGCAAAACTAACCAGGGATCCAACGAGTGGAATTCAAAAAACGAACAATAACCTGGTAAAcagattaaaaaatttaaagctGATCGACTACACAACTGCCAAACACCTCACTGTTAATAATTCCGTATGTCCACGCATCTATGGTCAACCAAAAGCTCATAAAGAAAATCTCCCCCTACGCCCAGTAATCCCCAACATAACCGCCCCCACTTACAGACTGTCAAAATTCTTTGCGAACATTTTAGCAGGCTCGATCAAAAGCACGTACAGCACCCACAGCTCGTTTGAATTCTGTGACGAGATAAACAAGGTGATCTTGCCAGAGGACCATATTATACTTTCTCTGGATGTGGTATCACTGTTTACGAATGTTCCGAGGGAATTGGTCACCAGGATGATAATTGAGCGGTGGAGAGAAGTTGACACAAAAATCAACCTAGATTTGTTTCTGGGAGCTATTAGTTTCTGTATGGAATCCAGTTACTTCCAGTACAAAAATCAACAGTTCAAACAGATTTACGGTACCACAATGGGAAGCCCTCTTTCACCAATATTGGCGGACATAGCGCTAGATTCGGTTATAGACAGGGCACTAACTGAACTGCCATTCACCGTCTCCATAATCCGTAAATATGTGGACGATCTTTTCCTGGCGGTGCCAAAAGACATGGTACCTAAGGTGTTGGATGTGTTTAACAGACAGGAACCGAGGTTACAGTTCACGGTTGAGGTGGAAAAAGAAGGAAAGCTACCCTTTTTAGACATGATC GAAGAATGCTAA
- the LOC129722881 gene encoding ornithine decarboxylase-like — MCSTANSNTEERMFTLLEETGSIGQVIEEILKAPAAEDPFHVLNLDDIVWKHLNWLHQLPRVKPFYAVKCNDDRAILETLAALGTGFDCASKGEIDRVLKMGVDPQSRIIYAHPIKSKKSLRYARAKAVSMMTFDNELELIKIAEVYPDARLVLRIRHDSDKALVPLGKKFGCDAEMDGPELIRKAKELNLSVVGVSFHVGCGSLDAESFFRAISAAKVLFDYAKTVGFCLTLLDLGGGFPGDAEKPIDEFATAVNNALDEFFPDLDGIEVIAEPGRYYVASAVRLLTVVQGMKIIRDPTDKTRICHIMYYLNDGVYGTLFDWVSLRAICDLQRVMPIITAQKQGLPRFKSTVWGPTCDATDIICENVDFPEHSVGEYVLFENIGAYGMTFATNFNGFPKPGMRVYVRRNTWCALKALKTIDWKLKTVEYLQKHLQINN, encoded by the coding sequence ATGTGTTCGACGGCAAACTCAAACACGGAAGAGCGAATGTTCACTTTGCTCGAGGAAACCGGGTCAATAGGTCAGGTTATAGAGGAAATCCTTAAAGCACCCGCTGCGGAAGATCCGTTTCATGTACTCAATCTGGACGATATTGTTTGGAAACACCTGAACTGGCTACACCAGTTACCACGTGTCAAACCGTTCTACGCGGTCAAGTGTAACGATGATCGAGCGATTCTAGAAACGTTAGCTGCGCTGGGAACTGGATTCGATTGTGCTTCCAAGGGTGAAATCGACCGTGTGCTGAAAATGGGAGTTGATCCTCAGTCAAGAATTATCTACGCCCATCCGATCAAGTCGAAGAAGTCTCTTCGATACGCACGAGCCAAAGCGGTTAGTATGATGACGTTCGATAACGAGCTGGAACTCATAAAAATTGCGGAGGTCTATCCGGATGCTCGGTTGGTTCTCCGGATTCGACATGACTCGGACAAAGCTTTGGTGCCACTGGGGAAGAAGTTCGGCTGCGATGCTGAGATGGATGGACCGGAACTGATCCGGAAAGCAAAGGAGTTGAACCTCTCGGTGGTTGGTGTTAGTTTTCATGTCGGTTGTGGAAGCTTAGATGCAGAAAGTTTTTTTAGGGCCATCAGCGCAGCTAAGGTCTTGTTCGATTATGCCAAAACAGTTGGATTCTGTTTAACGCTTCTGGACCTTGGTGGAGGGTTTCCTGGAGATGCCGAAAAGCCAATAGATGAATTTGCGACGGCAGTGAACAACGCACTGGATGAGTTTTTCCCCGATTTAGATGGAATCGAGGTGATTGCTGAACCGGGAAGATACTACGTGGCATCCGCGGTTCGGTTGCTCACGGTGGTTCAGGGCATGAAGATTATCAGGGATCCAACCGATAAGACTAGAATCTGCCACATAATGTACTATCTGAACGATGGAGTTTATGGAACACTGTTCGATTGGGTTAGTCTACGAGCGATTTGCGATCTGCAACGTGTTATGCCGATAATAACCGCGCAGAAGCAAGGCCTACCTCGCTTCAAATCAACGGTATGGGGGCCAACTTGCGATGCCACAGACATCATTTGTGAAAATGTAGATTTTCCAGAGCACAGTGTAGGAGAGTATGTGCTGTTTGAGAACATTGGAGCCTATGGTATGACATTTGCGACTAATTTCAACGGTTTCCCGAAGCCTGGCATGAGGGTTTATGTTCGACGCAATACATG